The genome window TTTTCTTCTATTTCATTTATTATATTAATACCCTCAACTCCAATACCAATTATCTTAGCATTCTTATTAAAATTTTCCATTATAATATATATCTCCTTAATAATTATTTAATTTCAACATTTCTAAATATTATACCATATTTTCTTCATAAAAATATCTTAACTCATCTGCCTTATCATAAAGCAACTTATTAATAAACTTTGGCTCCATAACTTTAGCATCACTTCCAAGTGAAAATAAAATAGAAACATACCAATCTATTTCTTCATGTTTTATGAATGTGTTAATTACTCCACTGCCATCTTCATTCAGCTTTATATCTAAATCATAAGAACTACTCTTTATTTTAGAAACACCTTCTTTAGTTAATAATACATTTAGGCAAATAGTTTCACCAATTTTTTTAATACTTAATATACTTTCATATAAATTACTATATGCTGTTTCTAACCACTCGTTCAAACTTATATGTACTTCTTTGCTTTCACCTACTTTTTTAATCTCAATTATCTTATCTATACGAATTAAGATAATTTTATCACTTTTATAATCATATACTGGTGAAAACCATGTTCCTTTATTTAAATATATACCTATAGGACATATATTTTTTTCCAAAACTTGATTGCCAAACTTATACTTAATATTTAAAATTAGAGACTCTGAGGAAGCTCTAAAAAACTCAGCCACATCACTACTTTTAACAGCTTCATCATTAGCTACAAATCCAATGTACCTTTTCATATTTTCTATGCCTATTCTTATATTGCTCTTACGCTCATAACTGACTTTTCTCATTATAGAATTAATTTCTATTTCCATTAATTTATAATTATAAATCTGAAGTGACTTAAGTGCAAATAGTATAGTCATAACCTCTTTTTCTGTAAATACAACAGGAGGTATATAGCTATTATTTAGTACTCTATACCCTCCATTTCTACCTTTCTCTGTCTGAATTGGAAGTCCCATTTTATTTAGTTCTATTAAATATCGCTGGATAGTTTTAGTTGAAAGATTAAATTCCTCTGACAGCTCTTTTATTGTAAACTTTTGTCTATCATTAATATACGTCCAAACATCAGTCAATCTTTTTTCTTTTGACAAATAAACACCTCTTTTCATTAATAATACTCTCAATCAATTAAGTAACTATATATTATTTAAA of Clostridioides sp. ES-S-0054-01 contains these proteins:
- a CDS encoding WYL domain-containing protein translates to MKRGVYLSKEKRLTDVWTYINDRQKFTIKELSEEFNLSTKTIQRYLIELNKMGLPIQTEKGRNGGYRVLNNSYIPPVVFTEKEVMTILFALKSLQIYNYKLMEIEINSIMRKVSYERKSNIRIGIENMKRYIGFVANDEAVKSSDVAEFFRASSESLILNIKYKFGNQVLEKNICPIGIYLNKGTWFSPVYDYKSDKIILIRIDKIIEIKKVGESKEVHISLNEWLETAYSNLYESILSIKKIGETICLNVLLTKEGVSKIKSSSYDLDIKLNEDGSGVINTFIKHEEIDWYVSILFSLGSDAKVMEPKFINKLLYDKADELRYFYEENMV